One window of Robiginitalea biformata HTCC2501 genomic DNA carries:
- a CDS encoding bifunctional alpha/beta hydrolase/OsmC family protein produces the protein MKSESIRFTGAGNLQLAGKLELPADRKPAAFALFAHCFTCSKDLRAVREVARSLTMSGFGVLRFDFTGLGGSDGEFASTDFSRNIGDLVAASDFLKSHFEAPQLLVGHSLGGTACLAAAFELPDVRAVATIGSPANPKHVTGLLGESLETIETTGSAEVRIGGRPFRIRKEFLDDLEDHPLEERLGSLGKALLLLHSPQDTIVGIDQAERLYRAARHPKSFITLDGADHLLSLPSDARYAGSVIASWAARYTVQPDQPPLKTEQQVVASLEADAGFTTKMLVGNHRMLADEPESFGGRDLGPSPYELVAAGLSACTAMTLQMYAKRKKWDLQHVEVHTSHGKEHALDCDQCESGEARIDTFRREIRITGDLDEKQVQKLLEIADKCPVHRTLHGPVQILTRLSP, from the coding sequence ATGAAATCTGAAAGCATCCGATTTACCGGCGCCGGGAACCTGCAATTGGCGGGCAAGCTCGAATTGCCGGCCGATAGGAAACCCGCCGCTTTTGCACTGTTCGCCCACTGCTTTACCTGTTCCAAGGATTTGCGGGCGGTACGCGAAGTAGCCAGGTCGTTGACTATGAGCGGTTTTGGCGTTTTGCGCTTTGATTTTACCGGCCTGGGCGGCAGCGATGGCGAATTCGCATCCACGGATTTTTCGAGGAATATCGGGGATCTGGTGGCCGCTTCGGATTTCCTGAAATCCCATTTTGAGGCCCCGCAACTGCTCGTAGGCCATTCCCTGGGGGGTACCGCCTGTCTGGCTGCGGCTTTTGAGCTTCCCGATGTACGGGCGGTGGCAACCATCGGCAGCCCGGCCAACCCAAAGCATGTAACCGGCTTGTTGGGGGAATCCCTTGAAACCATCGAGACAACGGGCAGCGCCGAGGTCCGAATCGGCGGCCGGCCTTTCAGGATCCGGAAAGAATTCCTGGACGACCTGGAGGATCATCCCCTGGAAGAACGCCTGGGCTCCCTGGGGAAAGCCCTGTTGCTGTTGCATTCCCCCCAGGATACCATCGTGGGCATCGACCAGGCCGAACGGCTTTACAGGGCGGCCCGGCACCCCAAGAGTTTCATCACCCTGGACGGGGCCGACCACCTGCTCAGCCTGCCGTCCGATGCCCGGTACGCCGGTTCGGTGATTGCTTCCTGGGCAGCCCGGTATACGGTGCAACCAGACCAACCGCCCCTGAAAACGGAGCAGCAGGTGGTAGCCAGCCTGGAAGCGGACGCCGGGTTTACCACAAAAATGCTCGTGGGCAACCACCGCATGCTGGCGGACGAACCGGAGAGTTTCGGCGGCCGGGACCTGGGCCCGTCCCCTTACGAACTGGTGGCAGCAGGCCTTTCGGCCTGTACGGCCATGACGCTTCAGATGTACGCCAAACGAAAAAAATGGGACTTGCAGCACGTGGAAGTCCACACCTCCCACGGCAAAGAACACGCCCTTGATTGCGACCAGTGCGAATCCGGGGAGGCACGGATCGATACCTTTCGAAGGGAAATCCGCATAACCGGAGACCTGGATGAAAAGCAGGTGCAAAAACTGCTCGAAATCGCCGATAAGTGCCCGGTCCACAGAACCCTGCACGGACCCGTCCAAATCCTGACGCGCCTTTCGCCATGA
- a CDS encoding YdeI/OmpD-associated family protein has protein sequence MIRSPEFETTLQDTHALALPDAVVRPFVEKDMRRVVVCARFEGKSVRYHAALQKRHGAFYIMFNRKNQKSLGVFPNDYFTVRLEEDQTEFGVDLPPELEEVFRQDTDALEMFRQLTPGACRSVIYWVRGVASPQRRIERSLTVSRRLHQGAKTASDLVKGKPD, from the coding sequence ATGATCCGGAGCCCAGAGTTTGAAACCACCCTGCAGGATACCCATGCCCTGGCCCTACCGGATGCGGTAGTCCGTCCGTTCGTTGAAAAAGACATGCGCCGGGTGGTGGTTTGCGCCAGATTCGAAGGAAAATCCGTCCGTTATCACGCTGCACTCCAGAAGCGCCATGGGGCCTTTTATATAATGTTCAACCGGAAAAACCAGAAATCCCTGGGCGTCTTCCCCAATGATTATTTTACCGTGCGTCTCGAAGAAGACCAGACGGAGTTCGGGGTGGACTTGCCGCCCGAGCTCGAGGAAGTCTTCCGCCAGGACACAGATGCCCTTGAAATGTTTCGCCAATTAACCCCGGGGGCCTGCCGCTCTGTGATCTATTGGGTCCGGGGGGTGGCCTCCCCCCAAAGGCGTATCGAACGCTCCCTGACGGTCAGCCGCCGGCTGCACCAGGGGGCGAAAACAGCTAGTGATCTGGTTAAAGGAAAGCCGGATTGA
- a CDS encoding superoxide dismutase family protein: MKKTTISVIALLFAISFSCKETKKEADAAADEMEENMETVTEEVSEEIVKFTMEPKSDSGVQGDVSFTEKDGTVMMEASFTGLSAGEHAIHIHQNADCSAADGTSAGGHWNPTGEPHGQWGDEAGYHKGDIGNFTAAEDGTATVEFETDQWCLGCEDPNKNIIGKAVIVHQGADDFTSQPSGAAGARVSCTGIIQ, from the coding sequence ATGAAAAAGACCACCATAAGCGTAATCGCACTTCTTTTTGCAATCAGCTTCAGCTGCAAAGAAACCAAGAAAGAGGCCGACGCCGCCGCGGATGAAATGGAAGAAAATATGGAAACTGTCACTGAGGAAGTCAGTGAGGAAATCGTCAAGTTCACCATGGAGCCCAAGAGCGACAGCGGGGTGCAGGGAGACGTCAGTTTTACCGAGAAAGATGGAACAGTGATGATGGAGGCATCCTTCACAGGCCTCAGCGCAGGGGAACACGCCATCCACATCCACCAAAACGCCGATTGCTCGGCAGCTGACGGGACTTCTGCAGGCGGGCACTGGAACCCGACCGGGGAGCCCCATGGACAGTGGGGGGACGAAGCCGGATACCACAAAGGCGATATCGGGAATTTCACGGCCGCCGAAGATGGCACCGCCACTGTGGAATTCGAGACCGACCAATGGTGCCTGGGCTGTGAAGACCCGAACAAGAATATTATCGGCAAGGCCGTTATCGTACACCAGGGCGCGGACGACTTTACTTCCCAGCCCAGCGGGGCGGCCGGCGCGCGCGTAAGCTGCACCGGTATAATCCAATAA
- a CDS encoding RNA polymerase sigma factor: protein MEQDLLIEQFKAGRLAAFKELHTRYAPNICGVIHTILRNRERAEELTQDVFVKIWDYRASYDASKGRFFTWVLNIARNAAIDELRSKSHKEQQLNLHTTFFVDMAEEQEEQTFGVDMNRVKGLIRGLGKKCHQIIELLYFKGLTQKESSDYLDIPLGTVKTRVRNCISRLRKNLVD from the coding sequence TTGGAACAGGACCTCCTGATTGAACAATTTAAGGCCGGCCGTTTAGCCGCCTTTAAAGAATTGCATACCCGGTATGCCCCGAATATCTGTGGGGTGATCCACACGATTTTAAGAAACCGGGAACGGGCCGAGGAGCTCACCCAGGACGTCTTTGTTAAAATCTGGGACTACCGGGCCAGTTACGACGCCTCCAAAGGCCGCTTCTTTACCTGGGTCCTGAATATTGCCCGCAATGCGGCAATCGACGAATTGCGCTCTAAATCGCACAAAGAGCAGCAATTGAACCTTCATACGACCTTTTTCGTAGATATGGCAGAAGAGCAGGAGGAGCAAACCTTCGGCGTGGACATGAATCGCGTCAAGGGGTTGATCCGCGGCCTTGGGAAAAAATGCCACCAGATCATCGAATTGCTGTATTTTAAAGGCCTGACGCAGAAAGAGTCTTCGGACTATTTGGACATCCCCCTGGGGACTGTTAAAACGCGGGTCCGCAACTGCATCTCCCGTCTTCGTAAAAATTTAGTCGACTGA
- a CDS encoding anti-sigma factor, whose amino-acid sequence MDVQAYIESGILELYVAGALGEDESREVTRLASEHPEILAEIQAIESAFNRLGSSLAPSGARFDFESVRQRIQADPSEGRAGTPGVRTLEPRRKPWATWAGWAAALVLGAGLIWMASERQRLQADVQVLQQDNQFLEQQVEATREALADTDSIMRELRDKNISVVPLDGQQVAPEAYARVYWNRDSGQLLIDAIGLPEPPPGMVYQVWSLKLDPLTPTSLGLLEDFASEDDRIFALPNPNESEAFGITLEPAGGSETPTLEQLYTLGEVKKAT is encoded by the coding sequence ATGGATGTTCAAGCCTACATAGAATCCGGGATCCTCGAGCTGTACGTAGCCGGGGCACTTGGCGAAGACGAAAGCCGCGAGGTGACCCGCCTGGCTTCCGAACACCCGGAAATCCTGGCAGAAATACAGGCGATTGAATCGGCCTTTAACCGGTTGGGCAGCAGTCTGGCCCCGTCGGGTGCCCGGTTCGATTTTGAGTCAGTCCGGCAGCGGATCCAGGCGGATCCTTCGGAAGGACGGGCCGGGACCCCCGGCGTCAGGACCCTGGAACCCCGGAGGAAACCCTGGGCAACCTGGGCCGGCTGGGCGGCAGCCCTGGTACTCGGGGCCGGGCTTATATGGATGGCGAGCGAACGGCAGCGCCTGCAGGCCGATGTCCAGGTACTCCAGCAGGACAACCAGTTCCTGGAGCAACAGGTGGAGGCGACCCGGGAGGCCCTTGCCGACACCGATTCTATAATGCGGGAACTCCGGGACAAGAATATTTCCGTCGTGCCGCTCGACGGCCAACAGGTGGCCCCTGAGGCCTACGCCCGCGTGTACTGGAACCGGGATTCCGGGCAGTTGCTGATCGATGCGATCGGCCTGCCGGAGCCACCCCCGGGAATGGTCTATCAGGTATGGTCCCTGAAGCTGGATCCGCTGACCCCCACAAGTCTGGGCCTCCTGGAGGATTTTGCCTCCGAGGATGACCGGATCTTTGCCTTACCCAACCCGAATGAATCCGAGGCCTTTGGAATTACCCTGGAACCGGCAGGTGGAAGCGAGACACCCACCCTGGAGCAACTCTACACCCTCGGGGAGGTAAAAAAAGCTACTTAG
- a CDS encoding TIGR04283 family arsenosugar biosynthesis glycosyltransferase: MISVVIPIHNERNNLSRLIPHLQRIRGDHPVELLPVLSGATRDGSAEVLRELGLEPVRCEATSRASQMNAGARRARGTTLVFLHADVWPPDEFFRDISRTLSEDYQAGFFSYRFDNPTLLLRINGYFTRKDGLFTGGGDQCLFIEKQTFEALGGFDPDQVLMEDFEFFRRMKRARTPYRIVHNDMVVSARKYKRNSYLRVNLSNLFLLILFYCGCKPDTLKRLYGKLFRPNP, encoded by the coding sequence ATGATCAGTGTGGTCATCCCCATCCATAACGAACGGAACAACCTGAGCCGGTTAATCCCCCACCTGCAGCGCATTCGGGGCGATCATCCCGTGGAATTGCTGCCGGTCCTGTCCGGTGCCACCCGGGATGGTTCTGCGGAGGTCCTGAGGGAACTGGGGTTGGAACCCGTTAGATGTGAGGCTACAAGCCGGGCCAGCCAGATGAATGCAGGTGCAAGGCGCGCCCGGGGTACAACCCTCGTCTTTTTACATGCCGATGTGTGGCCGCCGGACGAATTCTTCCGGGATATCTCCCGGACCTTATCCGAAGACTACCAGGCGGGCTTTTTTTCCTATCGCTTCGACAACCCGACGCTCCTGCTCCGGATCAATGGGTATTTTACCCGGAAGGACGGGCTTTTTACGGGAGGCGGGGATCAATGCCTGTTTATTGAAAAACAAACGTTTGAAGCCCTGGGCGGATTTGACCCGGATCAGGTCCTGATGGAAGACTTTGAGTTTTTTCGTCGGATGAAACGGGCCCGCACCCCCTATCGAATCGTCCATAATGACATGGTGGTTTCCGCCCGGAAGTATAAGCGGAATTCCTATCTGCGGGTAAACCTCAGTAACCTTTTCCTTTTGATACTCTTTTACTGCGGATGCAAACCGGACACCCTCAAGCGTCTCTACGGGAAATTATTCCGCCCCAATCCATAG